A single genomic interval of Spinacia oleracea cultivar Varoflay chromosome 6, BTI_SOV_V1, whole genome shotgun sequence harbors:
- the LOC110778287 gene encoding cytochrome P450 736A117-like, whose amino-acid sequence MSSMFQKLWVELFYHPFSLVALLFVILYFYKSHFFKHASKKNLPPSPPKLPIIGNLHQLGHLPHHSLHSLSQRHGKLMLFYFGNKPTLVVSSADGAREIFKTHDTIFSSRPHSHINDVIFNGSKDVAFSPYGEYWRNMRSICVIHILSLKKVQSFQKIRETQVSSMVEKIKRCDSLSEVNMSEILTTYTNDVISLASFDRKYSSHQDGDVDLMKLVDEGMKLLGATCVGDFVPWLSWVDRLTGLEGRLQNVANHFHNFFDKVIQQHQNRLSIDDQIIDDNELNNSVNVQNFLDILLQLQRENKDVLTIDSIKAVILDMFMAGTDTSYTLMEWTIVELMRHPRVMKKLQDEIRKSVENKNRRTVSEDNLEDLIYLKAVIKESLRMHPPGPLLMLREALEDVKINGFDISQGTQVIVNAWAIQRDPSFWEEPDEFRPERFINNTSFDFKGKDFNFIPFGAGRRGCPGISFSVTSAEFVLANLMYHFDWKFPDGIDLHTLDMTEIPGLTVRRRDPLMLIATPYSS is encoded by the exons ATGTCTAGTATGTTTCAAAAATTGTGGGTGGAACTGTTTTACCATCCTTTCTCCCTCGTTGCATTACTCTTTGTAATACTGTATTTCTACAAGAGTCACTTTTTCAAACACGCATCTAAAAAAAACCTACCACCTTCGCCACCAAAGCTGCCAATTATAGGGAACCTTCATCAGCTAGGCCATTTACCTCATCATTCACTCCACTCATTGTCTCAGCGACATGGCAAACTTATGTTATTCTACTTTGGTAACAAACCAACCCTTGTTGTATCATCTGCTGATGGTGCTCGAGAAATCTTTAAGACTCACGACACTATATTCTCTAGCAGACCTCATTCACACATAAACGACGTTATATTTAACGGTTCTAAGGATGTGGCTTTTAGTCCTTACGGAGAATATTGGAGGAATATGAGGTCTATTTGTGTTATTCATATCTTGAGTTTGAAAAAAGTTCAATCTTTCCAGAAAATAAGAGAAACTCAAGTTTCTTCAATGGTTGAAAAGATTAAGAGATGTGATTCTTTATCAGAAGTGAATATGAGCGAGATTCTTACAACATACACAAATGATGTGATAAGTTTGGCATCATTTGACAGGAAGTATAGTAGTCATCAAGATGGTGATGTTGATTTGATGAAGCTTGTTGATGAGGGCATGAAATTACTTGGGGCTACTTGTGTGGGAGACTTCGTACCATGGCTTAGTTGGGTAGATCGACTCACTGGTTTGGAAGGTCGGTTGCAAAATGTAGCTAaccattttcataatttttttgatAAAGTTATACAACAACATCAAAACCGTCTAAGCATCGACGACCAAATTATTGACGATAATGAGTTGAATAATTCGGTCAACGTCCAAAATTTTCTGGACATTTTGCTTCAACTTCAGAGGGAAAACAAAGATGTTCTTACAATTGACAGTATCAAAGCCGTTATACTG GATATGTTTATGGCTGGGACTGATACAAGTTACACACTAATGGAATGGACGATTGTGGAGTTAATGAGGCATCCAAGAGTAATGAAAAAGCTGCAAGATGAGATTCGAAAAAGTGTTGAGAACAAGAACAGGAGGACAGTAAGCGAGGATAATTTAGAAGATCTAATATATCTTAAAGCTGTGATCAAGGAATCACTAAGGATGCATCCTCCGGGTCCTTTATTGATGCTTCGAGAGGCATTAGAAGATGTTAAAATTAATGGTTTCGACATTAGTCAAGGTACACAAGTGATTGTGAATGCATGGGCTATCCAGAGAGACCCGAGTTTTTGGGAAGAACCTGATGAATTTCGTCCTGAGAGATTCATTAACAATACTTCATTTGATTTCAAGGGGAAAGATTTTAACTTTATTCCATTTGGAGCAGGAAGAAGAGGTTGCCCTGGGATATCTTTTTCCGTTACTAGTGCTGAGTTTGTTCTTGCAAATCTTATGTATCACTTTGATTGGAAATTTCCAGATGGAATCGATCTTCACACTTTAGACATGACTGAAATCCCGGGCCTCACGGTTCGTAGGCGAGATCCTCTTATGCTCATTGCAACTCCTTACTCTTCCTAA